One Parvivirga hydrogeniphila genomic window, GTCCTGGATGAAGCAGCAACCCGTGAGCGACATCGAGCGCTGCTGGGCTGCATACAAAGAGACTGGCGATCCCGAGGCCCGAGAGAAGCTCATCTTGAACTACTCGCCCCTCGTGAAGTACGTCGCCGGCCGCCTCTCTTCGAACCTGCCGCAGACGGTGGAGACCGCCGATTTGATCTCCTACGGCGTGTTCGGACTGATCGATGCCATCGACAAGTTCCAACCCGAACGCGGCATCAAGTTCGAGACCTACGCGATCGCGCGCATCAAAGGCGCCATCATCGACGAGCTCCGCGCACTGGACTGGGTTCCCCGGTCCGTACGGTCCCGGGCACGTGATATCGAGAACGCGTATCTGGTGCTCGAGAACCGCCTCAAGCGCGTCCCGACCGACGCGGAGATCGCGGCCGAGCTCGGCATCTCCATCAAGGAGCTGGACGACCTGCTCGCACGGCTCTCGTACACGTCGATCGTCTCGTTCGAGGAGCTCTGGTCCGGACGCGACGATCGCGA contains:
- the whiG gene encoding RNA polymerase sigma factor WhiG, encoding MKQQPVSDIERCWAAYKETGDPEAREKLILNYSPLVKYVAGRLSSNLPQTVETADLISYGVFGLIDAIDKFQPERGIKFETYAIARIKGAIIDELRALDWVPRSVRSRARDIENAYLVLENRLKRVPTDAEIAAELGISIKELDDLLARLSYTSIVSFEELWSGRDDRDDRGSQGASAIKDHRAEDPVEVYENKELRQILADAIERLPERERAVITLYYYEGLTLKEIGAILGVTESRVSQLHTKAVLRLRARIRAAQGLAPAV